Below is a window of Arabidopsis thaliana chromosome 2, partial sequence DNA.
TTACAGTTTTTTCcacatgttttatttttttattttttatttattttaccatTACAGTTCTTTGCATATGTTATAAACAAATCTTTATTTAATCTGATGACACTTTATTTTTACAAAGTAAATGTTGCTTTATAGTTTATacagtatataaaaaaaatatttattatggACGAGTGCTATTTAACACTATGACACACATTTTACACACTTAATACATCTTAAAACAAAACGACACCCCAGTAATTACTGTTTACAATTTTGTCATTGAAactattttccaaaatatgtTCCAGATTTTGGCTATCTAGCAAACTAACCCCtaattatagaaaagaaagttACCAATGTAAAGTTTTAGCCacacaaaaaggaaaaccaTGATAACCACAATAACATCTAATTTGATTTTCGAGTCATGTATCTTTTTACTCAAACCTCCATCCAGATTCAACACCATTATAGTTTGAGGATTTGATTCGATAGCAACTACGTTTGTGTTCTTCATTGAAATGTAAGTTTCATACTTTCgttatcaacaaaaacaatggtTATTCTACAAAACTAGAGCGTAAAAgttatcaacaaaaactttctttttctctttcatttgtgTTCATGGTTGAGTGGAAACATGGGACACATTGTTCTCAACTACTCATGCCTATCCAGTGACCATTTTAccaatatatctaaaaatcaaacacatagtTGGATGACACTAAACTACCACCAAATGTCTTGAGAAATAAGTAATTAAGAAGCAGAAGATGACATTAGAACCAAGACTAACATTACATAGAAGTTGTTCAACAAACCAACTCTCACATATTCATCCATAACCACAAAGATTCAAACCATGTTTAcaagaaacataaaccaaTACTCATAGAATTGTTGCATATAACATTCTTACTCAGGTGATGATAATGATTCACTTAACAAGCATGTTCTGAGCTTGATTCTCCTGCTGCTGCTGATAGTTAAGAGGCCTCCTGAATAGCATTATGTGCGGCTCAGGTCGATGAACCGCGTAATGTACCCATCCGCGGCTTTGCTGCACTCCTATCGCTCGCCATTCGTTCTTCGAAATTCCAAACATTTTTACCATCACCACCAATCAATACAACATTGAAGAGATTGCACAACACAAATGTCTAAAATCTCTTTATCACTAAACCTTACAAAATCCCAAAGCAAAGATTCAAAATCGTAACAGTTGCAATTTGGATTCAGAGCAAAGATTCAAATCCTAAACCTAAACGATCTCTTTTTCGATTTTTCCCAAACTTAATTTCTTAAGAGCAACAAATTTTCATAGTCTTCGATGATCTAATCGAAGGATTTAGAATCAGAAATCAGAGAACAATGCGGAAAAAAACTTACTTCGGAGAGAAGACGATTCTTTGGAAGAAGTTTAGCGACTTCAGGAGGAAGAACGACGTGCCTGTATCGATCGATTACGATTAGAGAAGTGAGAGTGAAaattggaggaagaagaagcgagaTTGAAGAGCTTTACCTGTATTCGAAAGTGTCATCGAAGTATTTCTCGGAGTATTGGATCTGACCCATTTCTCTCTCAGAGATGTGAAGCCTTAATCAGGAAATGGAGGAGAAGGGAAAGAGGAATTGAAGAATCTGTAATCTGATCGTTTGAAATTTGGGGAAGATAGTGAAAGGAGAATAAAGTGGTTTGGGGTAGATATGTAATTATGAGGAAATAGAGGGGTGTTTGATTAACTTTTTAGAGTTTTGAAATTCTTTAGAAGACGCCGATTGGGTATGAATGATTATAAACCGGTTAGTTACCAAAATGAATTGAAATTGGGTGGATTGGTTTGGTTCTAATTAAATTCAACAACTTGTTTGGTTGCTTTGACCAAAGACCTTGTTATTTACCATCAAACTACGAACTCGTTCATTTTCTCGAAATTTCATTTAATTCCAACAATCAGTGCTTCACACTAGGTATAAGATACATATCtagttaatttataaaaatggcTCTGAATCTCCTGGTTTCAATACACTAATAGTAGTACAGTAAGGAATATATGGTGTTTGGTGAATGTGGTGATTGAGACACAATATGAGTTTCTTTGAATCAGTATCGCCATGAGAATCGTGATTAGACCTTCAGATTGGCATTGTAATGATACCTTGTTTGTTGTTCATAGTTATGGACTTAAGACTCTAAGAGGAGCAATAAAAAGAGGTTGAAATGATGAAACAAGCACATAAGCATGAGAAATAACGTCTTCATTCTTAACCATGAAGAAGTTCAAACGTGGATCCAACCAAAGTCTAGCAAAGGACCAGACTTAACATAACATTAAAAGTTGTTCTACCAAACTCACATGATTCTCCACTGAAGAGAATTCAtgaacacaataaaaaaaactacaggAACAAAACATCAGAGTAGTATTTTAAAACCTCGTTTACGAGAGACATAAACAGAGATTAGGGAGAATTTTGCATAATTCTTCTACTTAGCAATCTGAGCTTGGTGCTCCTGCTGGTAGTTAAGAGGCCTCCTAAAGAGCATGATATGTGGCTCAGGACGATGAATCGCGTAATGAACCCATCCACGACTTTGCTGCACTCCGATGGCTCTCCATTCACTCTACAAAACCAGAttgtaaaacaagaaaactgttaacttcaaaatcagaaaactgAGAATTGACtgataacacaaaaaaatatctaaactaTCTTCGTCACTGCTGACAATTACACAACCTAAAGTTAATAAA
It encodes the following:
- the CKS1 gene encoding cyclin-dependent kinase-subunit 1 (cyclin-dependent kinase-subunit 1 (CKS1); CONTAINS InterPro DOMAIN/s: Cyclin-dependent kinase, regulatory subunit (InterPro:IPR000789); BEST Arabidopsis thaliana protein match is: CDK-subunit 2 (TAIR:AT2G27970.1); Has 657 Blast hits to 657 proteins in 207 species: Archae - 0; Bacteria - 0; Metazoa - 305; Fungi - 139; Plants - 105; Viruses - 0; Other Eukaryotes - 108 (source: NCBI BLink).); this encodes MGQIQYSEKYFDDTFEYRHVVLPPEVAKLLPKNRLLSENEWRAIGVQQSRGWVHYAVHRPEPHIMLFRRPLNYQQQQENQAQNMLVK
- the CKS2 gene encoding CDK-subunit 2 (CDK-subunit 2 (CKS2); FUNCTIONS IN: cyclin-dependent protein kinase regulator activity, cyclin-dependent protein kinase activity; INVOLVED IN: cell cycle; LOCATED IN: nucleus, cytoplasm; EXPRESSED IN: 24 plant structures; EXPRESSED DURING: 15 growth stages; CONTAINS InterPro DOMAIN/s: Cyclin-dependent kinase, regulatory subunit (InterPro:IPR000789); BEST Arabidopsis thaliana protein match is: cyclin-dependent kinase-subunit 1 (TAIR:AT2G27960.1); Has 657 Blast hits to 657 proteins in 207 species: Archae - 0; Bacteria - 0; Metazoa - 305; Fungi - 139; Plants - 105; Viruses - 0; Other Eukaryotes - 108 (source: NCBI BLink).) — translated: MGQIQYSDKYFDDTFEYRHVVLPPEVAKLLPKNRILSESEWRAIGVQQSRGWVHYAIHRPEPHIMLFRRPLNYQQEHQAQIAK